Proteins encoded in a region of the Candidatus Obscuribacter sp. genome:
- a CDS encoding D-alanyl-D-alanine carboxypeptidase family protein: protein MTILKPSSDWFNLAIPICSTTKSALDYHQIPIDLDSKGNQEPLVKVCDYGIKSRSAYAHKMAPYHHSFTKALPVPLLRETVATKLAQVNSQIKSYGVELLVLDGFRPIELQQELWDHFIEIARQIMPDAKDQELVAYVGQYWSDPRHFKEDDYRTWPTHNTGGAVDLTLQDVDTGQDLFMGSVFDDVDPVSSTRYFEDLTMTSLSALEARKNRRLLYHAMTSSGFLNYHHEWWHFDYGTQMAIMNGSQEKIASYGRATIVK, encoded by the coding sequence ATGACCATACTGAAGCCCAGCTCTGACTGGTTTAATTTAGCGATACCTATTTGTAGCACCACTAAAAGTGCTCTCGATTACCATCAAATCCCCATAGATCTGGATAGCAAAGGCAATCAAGAGCCTCTCGTTAAAGTATGTGATTACGGCATCAAGAGCCGCTCTGCCTATGCCCATAAAATGGCGCCTTATCATCATAGTTTTACTAAGGCTCTGCCAGTGCCGCTATTGAGAGAGACTGTGGCTACCAAGCTAGCGCAAGTCAACAGCCAAATCAAAAGTTATGGAGTAGAGCTACTGGTGCTCGATGGCTTTAGACCAATCGAACTACAGCAAGAGCTTTGGGATCACTTTATAGAAATAGCAAGGCAGATCATGCCTGATGCCAAAGATCAAGAATTGGTCGCTTATGTCGGTCAATACTGGTCAGATCCAAGACACTTTAAAGAGGACGACTACCGCACCTGGCCCACTCACAATACGGGCGGGGCAGTGGATCTGACCTTGCAGGATGTGGACACCGGTCAGGATCTCTTTATGGGTAGTGTCTTTGATGATGTCGACCCGGTCTCGTCGACGCGTTACTTTGAGGATTTGACTATGACTTCACTTAGCGCCCTCGAAGCACGTAAAAATAGAAGACTGCTCTATCATGCCATGACAAGCTCAGGCTTTTTAAATTATCACCATGAATGGTGGCATTTTGACTATGGCACTCAGATGGCAATAATGAACGGATCACAAGAAAAAATTGCCAGCTATGGGCGAGCGACAATAGTAAAATAG
- a CDS encoding cell division protein SepF, translating into MVDDYRESPQEKPKFANDGKSAKREIDLFPALQDRRMMALGSVRQAQPSRLGTQISIFSPVSFEEAIEIVECLRSRAATTISLENMKKLDASRLVDFVAGASAALDGDFHKLSEQVYVFCPANIKITAQSKTVVQAGTAYSDAFANSSESLSKLDNLGMGALDFLYPGRSQESANSSSWPTS; encoded by the coding sequence ATGGTTGACGACTATAGAGAAAGCCCTCAGGAGAAGCCTAAATTTGCCAATGACGGTAAATCCGCAAAGCGGGAGATAGATCTCTTCCCAGCCTTGCAAGATCGCCGCATGATGGCGCTGGGATCCGTAAGGCAAGCTCAGCCTTCCAGATTAGGCACTCAAATCTCCATCTTTTCACCTGTATCTTTTGAGGAGGCTATCGAAATCGTCGAATGCTTACGCTCAAGAGCTGCCACCACAATTTCACTAGAAAACATGAAGAAACTGGACGCCAGCCGTCTCGTTGACTTCGTAGCTGGTGCCTCTGCTGCTCTTGATGGAGACTTCCACAAGTTGAGCGAGCAAGTCTATGTATTTTGCCCAGCCAATATCAAGATAACGGCTCAAAGCAAAACAGTAGTACAGGCTGGCACCGCATACAGTGATGCCTTTGCTAACTCCAGCGAGTCATTGAGCAAGCTCGATAATCTCGGTATGGGCGCTCTTGATTTCCTCTATCCAGGACGTAGCCAAGAGTCAGCAAATTCATCTTCATGGCCGACATCCTGA